A part of Paenibacillus donghaensis genomic DNA contains:
- a CDS encoding secretion protein F, translating to MMSGLLLFMGLLFAAGTYLVLADLIKLPTLAASKAVIRVARTGKKSSSSLDALVFRISSWLAPKLPLSEYYKRKTAATLQSAGIPLTPQAFVAHSIVKAGLIFGLGLVSLPILPLISPLFIFLAIAVFFKNIGAASESVRKKREEIEAELPRFVATIAQELKATRDVLRMLEVYAKNAKNSLQSELFITIADMKSGNQETALLRLETRISSTMLSDIVRGLLAVLRGDQGVVYFEMLAHDFKLVEIQRLKLIAMKRPGKVRKYSFYMLGCFMLMYIVILGMEIMQAMGKLF from the coding sequence ATGATGTCCGGATTACTATTGTTCATGGGTTTGCTTTTTGCTGCTGGAACTTATCTCGTACTAGCAGACCTGATTAAACTTCCTACACTTGCTGCCTCGAAGGCTGTCATTCGAGTCGCACGAACTGGGAAGAAAAGCAGTTCTAGCTTAGATGCTCTTGTCTTTCGTATCTCTTCCTGGCTAGCTCCAAAACTTCCACTAAGTGAATACTATAAACGCAAAACTGCTGCGACCCTTCAGTCAGCTGGCATTCCACTAACCCCGCAAGCCTTTGTAGCCCATTCCATTGTAAAAGCAGGTCTGATTTTCGGTTTAGGATTAGTCAGCCTGCCAATTTTACCGCTGATTTCACCACTCTTTATCTTTTTGGCTATCGCCGTATTTTTCAAGAATATCGGTGCGGCAAGTGAATCTGTTCGCAAAAAAAGAGAAGAAATTGAAGCCGAACTCCCACGGTTTGTGGCCACTATCGCGCAAGAACTTAAAGCAACCAGAGACGTGCTGCGGATGCTTGAGGTCTACGCCAAAAATGCCAAGAACAGCTTACAGAGTGAATTATTTATTACTATAGCGGACATGAAGAGCGGTAATCAGGAGACGGCACTGCTGAGGCTAGAGACCCGTATTAGCAGCACGATGTTATCGGATATTGTGCGTGGGTTGCTAGCCGTATTACGCGGGGATCAGGGAGTCGTCTATTTTGAAATGCTCGCGCATGACTTCAAATTGGTAGAGATCCAGCGACTCAAGCTTATTGCAATGAAACGCCCAGGCAAAGTACGCAAGTATTCATTCTATATGCTCGGATGCTTTATGTTGATGTACATTGTCATTTTGGGCATGGAGATCATGCAGGCGATGGGCAAGTTATTCTGA
- a CDS encoding DUF4320 family protein, with translation MSILRSKRGEGYVDVVVLVLAAMLCVALAIKVFPAFVVKNQLDTFAAELAREAEISGRVGSETTERASELQTQTGLYPTITWSRTGQIQINEEVTVTLKTSVNIGLFGDFGSFPIELTARAQGKSEVYWK, from the coding sequence GTGTCCATCCTCCGAAGTAAGCGCGGAGAAGGTTACGTCGATGTGGTGGTGCTAGTATTGGCTGCCATGTTATGCGTAGCTCTGGCGATCAAGGTGTTTCCGGCTTTTGTTGTAAAGAATCAACTGGACACTTTCGCCGCGGAACTGGCACGAGAAGCTGAGATATCCGGTAGAGTTGGCAGTGAGACTACTGAGCGTGCTAGTGAATTACAAACACAAACCGGTCTATACCCTACAATTACGTGGAGTAGAACCGGACAAATTCAAATTAACGAAGAAGTAACGGTAACTTTGAAAACCTCTGTTAATATCGGACTATTTGGGGATTTTGGCTCCTTCCCCATTGAACTCACCGCCAGAGCTCAAGGAAAGTCTGAGGTGTATTGGAAATGA
- a CDS encoding JAB domain-containing protein: protein MAQDSLDKRMVKEYIQSLHQLTGIPRHKLEDYGTTNSLMNALEHPHSLELTSMQLQKVEQLNEFLISHRVLQWEEENTQRKITSPDLAGSYFSAFLLGLRDRERFMVAFLDNGNHVIETRIISEGGLTEAPVYPRNILKAALNCDCTSIIMAHNHPGGSLKPSWEDMEMTKRMVAIFEPLHIGILDHIIIGNAGFTSLAQMGQLPKAVEEAISYEAITLKSLEEVERYIPAPYPEPIWDGVVREEEWER, encoded by the coding sequence ATGGCCCAAGACTCCCTTGATAAGAGAATGGTCAAAGAATATATACAATCCCTTCATCAGTTAACGGGAATTCCACGCCATAAATTAGAAGACTATGGAACTACCAATAGCCTGATGAATGCTCTGGAGCATCCCCATTCCCTGGAACTTACTTCAATGCAACTACAGAAAGTAGAACAGCTAAATGAATTTCTTATCTCCCATCGTGTTCTGCAGTGGGAAGAGGAAAATACACAGCGAAAAATTACATCTCCTGATCTGGCAGGAAGCTACTTCTCCGCATTTTTACTCGGGCTAAGGGATCGAGAACGCTTCATGGTTGCCTTCTTAGATAATGGTAACCATGTGATTGAAACACGAATTATTTCTGAAGGTGGTCTAACCGAAGCTCCCGTTTATCCCCGCAATATTTTAAAGGCTGCGCTGAATTGTGACTGCACATCCATCATTATGGCGCATAACCATCCGGGCGGAAGTCTGAAGCCATCTTGGGAGGATATGGAGATGACTAAACGAATGGTTGCGATCTTTGAACCGCTCCACATTGGTATTTTGGATCACATCATTATTGGTAATGCTGGCTTTACTTCACTTGCACAGATGGGACAATTACCAAAAGCAGTTGAAGAGGCGATTAGTTACGAGGCCATCACCCTCAAAAGTCTGGAGGAAGTCGAACGGTATATTCCCGCTCCTTATCCGGAACCCATATGGGATGGTGTAGTACGTGAGGAAGAATGGGAGCGCTAA
- a CDS encoding DUF6133 family protein yields the protein MRKWMKAVPKKFDHTRSNVMRVLNNQSGEGFVDTAVKILMAVVIGALVLGGLYLLFEGTILPTLTQRIKEMFNYKG from the coding sequence ATGAGAAAATGGATGAAGGCTGTACCGAAGAAATTTGATCACACGAGAAGCAATGTAATGAGAGTGCTTAACAACCAAAGCGGAGAAGGTTTCGTGGATACGGCTGTAAAGATCCTGATGGCCGTTGTGATCGGCGCACTGGTGCTAGGCGGTCTGTATCTGCTTTTTGAAGGAACCATCTTACCCACACTTACTCAGCGGATCAAAGAAATGTTCAACTACAAAGGTTAA
- the cpaB gene encoding Flp pilus assembly protein CpaB: MYRFKNRSVLGVTCILLSLIICFGIAPLLNRATGDTTQIIRITKDIPKGAVIQSAQVETVEVGKLHLPASVLKVSEAVVGQYAAVDLKSGDYLLPSKLSAVPLDAYLNRLDGHKQAMSVTIKSLAAGLSGKLQPGDIVTLIASDYGEMRTTTMPPELQYVEVLAVTASSGLDAQTGTDTTSDDDEDNELPSTLTLLVQPEQAQLLADLENKAKLHTSLVYRGDPISAKAFTDKQDAYFTAQLKKGDANE, translated from the coding sequence ATGTACAGATTTAAAAATCGTTCAGTATTAGGAGTAACTTGTATTCTACTCTCCCTCATCATTTGTTTTGGCATTGCACCACTCTTAAATCGTGCAACCGGCGATACCACTCAAATCATTCGTATTACCAAGGATATCCCCAAAGGAGCGGTAATCCAGTCTGCGCAGGTAGAAACCGTAGAGGTAGGAAAACTCCACTTGCCTGCATCTGTTCTTAAAGTATCGGAGGCCGTCGTTGGACAATATGCGGCGGTGGACCTCAAATCTGGCGACTATTTGCTTCCCTCTAAGTTGTCTGCTGTTCCACTAGATGCTTACCTCAATCGACTGGATGGGCATAAACAAGCTATGTCCGTCACAATTAAGAGCCTTGCGGCGGGGCTATCCGGGAAACTTCAACCTGGAGATATCGTGACCTTGATAGCATCAGATTACGGAGAAATGCGTACGACTACCATGCCTCCAGAGCTGCAGTATGTTGAAGTATTAGCTGTCACTGCAAGCAGCGGACTGGACGCCCAAACAGGTACTGACACCACCTCCGATGACGATGAGGACAATGAACTCCCTTCGACTTTAACGCTACTCGTTCAACCAGAGCAGGCTCAGCTTTTAGCCGATCTTGAGAATAAAGCTAAGCTGCATACGTCCCTCGTGTACCGCGGCGACCCTATATCTGCCAAAGCCTTTACCGACAAACAAGATGCTTACTTCACAGCCCAGCTTAAGAAAGGGGATGCCAATGAGTAA
- a CDS encoding conjugal transfer protein TrbL family protein: MEKILLLLVVALLNGALIYMDTLLKDILPISLYAEKYMTLTTGTNLLESLYDILFGFGVAVMILKFLKKGFEIYVLWTDGDPDEEPLFLLTNFFRAMAVAICFPTIYTWIGQMVEELTNQLLVVIGQSTDYNWQAWVNSISSLGLVTALFGLVFVVCFFILYFQFLMRGLEMFILRVGIPLACAGLLDNDRGVFRAYTQKFMQSMLTVVIQIALAKLGVGLMLQSHVFWGLACMMLAIKTPRFLSDFLITSGGGGGVVNNVYHSVKLVGMARKMTKAG, encoded by the coding sequence ATGGAGAAGATCCTGCTGCTACTCGTCGTTGCTCTGCTTAACGGGGCGCTAATCTATATGGACACCTTGTTAAAAGACATTCTCCCCATCTCCTTATATGCAGAGAAATACATGACCCTCACAACCGGCACGAATCTACTGGAAAGCTTGTACGATATTTTGTTTGGCTTTGGGGTTGCAGTGATGATTCTCAAATTTCTGAAAAAGGGCTTTGAGATTTATGTTCTGTGGACCGATGGCGACCCGGATGAAGAACCGCTGTTTCTACTGACCAATTTTTTCAGGGCAATGGCTGTCGCCATTTGTTTCCCAACCATCTATACCTGGATCGGTCAAATGGTCGAAGAGCTAACCAATCAGTTACTGGTCGTCATCGGACAATCGACCGACTACAACTGGCAGGCATGGGTTAACAGCATCAGCTCGCTCGGACTAGTGACAGCATTATTCGGATTGGTTTTCGTGGTTTGTTTCTTCATCCTGTATTTCCAGTTTCTCATGCGCGGACTCGAGATGTTCATCCTTCGTGTTGGTATTCCGCTAGCCTGCGCTGGATTACTGGATAATGACCGCGGTGTATTCCGTGCCTATACTCAGAAATTTATGCAATCCATGCTGACGGTAGTCATTCAAATCGCCTTAGCCAAATTAGGTGTAGGGCTGATGCTGCAATCCCATGTCTTCTGGGGCTTAGCCTGTATGATGCTCGCGATTAAGACACCACGTTTTCTCTCCGATTTCTTGATTACATCAGGTGGTGGTGGTGGCGTTGTTAACAATGTCTATCACTCCGTCAAACTCGTAGGGATGGCCCGCAAAATGACCAAGGCTGGGTGA
- a CDS encoding CpaF/VirB11 family protein codes for MNQASSIFFSATQSKPFADVLKEVQTYLSGKYATLMSRHPEEQKQQIVSYMSQYLTDQRLHVPGLTFDELIDRLYAEMVEYSFLTRYLFSRDVEEININSYNDVKISYTDGRILPAEEQFSSPEHAVDVIRRLLHQSGMILDYSQPIVRGHLANNIRITVFGAPITDKDKGIAASIRIINPQKLAREEFIQNETATAEMLDFLSLCLKYGVSMCVTGATGSGKTTLMSWLLSTIPYDKRIFTIENDCREFDLVITDENGRVLNNVVHTVTRSSEDPRQHIDQEKLLEFALTANPDVICVGEMKSAEAFASQEAARTGHTVITTTHANSCFATYYRMVTLCTQKYEMNDQTLYNLVTEAFPLILFVKKLEDNTRRMMEITECCILPDGQRVIHTLFRFAVHATREEAGRICIDGAYEKVRDISIGLQKRLLENGLPLSSLQRLLSGGEAS; via the coding sequence ATGAATCAAGCTTCTTCTATATTTTTTTCTGCTACTCAGTCCAAGCCCTTTGCGGATGTGCTAAAGGAAGTCCAGACCTATCTTTCCGGGAAATATGCCACACTGATGAGTCGCCACCCCGAAGAGCAAAAACAACAGATCGTCTCCTACATGAGTCAATATCTGACCGACCAACGGTTACATGTGCCAGGACTTACCTTCGATGAACTGATTGACCGACTGTATGCCGAGATGGTGGAGTATTCCTTTTTGACTCGTTATCTTTTTTCAAGAGATGTCGAGGAAATCAATATCAACAGCTACAATGACGTAAAAATCAGCTACACGGATGGACGCATACTCCCCGCTGAAGAACAGTTTTCTTCTCCAGAGCATGCGGTAGATGTCATACGGCGACTACTTCACCAGTCCGGTATGATCCTGGACTATTCCCAGCCCATTGTGCGAGGCCATTTGGCCAACAATATTCGCATTACCGTGTTCGGTGCTCCGATCACAGATAAAGATAAGGGTATCGCTGCCTCCATACGGATCATTAACCCGCAAAAGTTAGCCCGAGAAGAATTTATTCAGAATGAAACAGCGACCGCAGAAATGCTGGACTTCCTCAGCCTCTGTCTAAAGTATGGGGTATCTATGTGCGTCACTGGAGCCACTGGCAGCGGTAAAACAACCTTGATGAGCTGGCTGCTTTCCACCATTCCCTATGACAAACGTATCTTCACTATTGAAAATGATTGCCGTGAGTTTGATCTGGTCATTACCGATGAAAACGGCCGTGTTCTGAACAACGTGGTGCATACTGTAACACGCTCTAGCGAAGATCCCCGCCAGCATATCGATCAGGAAAAGCTACTGGAATTTGCCCTGACTGCCAACCCAGATGTAATTTGCGTCGGGGAAATGAAATCTGCCGAAGCTTTTGCCTCTCAGGAAGCAGCTCGAACCGGTCATACTGTGATTACCACAACCCATGCAAATTCATGTTTTGCTACCTACTACCGCATGGTGACGCTCTGTACCCAGAAATATGAAATGAATGACCAGACCCTGTACAACCTGGTAACAGAAGCTTTTCCACTCATTTTGTTTGTGAAGAAACTAGAGGACAATACCCGCAGGATGATGGAAATCACAGAATGCTGCATACTCCCAGATGGTCAGCGCGTCATTCATACGTTATTCCGGTTTGCCGTCCATGCTACTCGTGAAGAAGCTGGACGCATTTGCATCGACGGCGCTTATGAGAAAGTTCGTGACATCTCTATCGGCCTACAAAAACGTTTGCTCGAGAACGGTTTACCCTTATCCTCATTGCAACGTCTGCTATCAGGAGGTGAAGCCTCATGA
- a CDS encoding prepilin peptidase: MSLSINVILLKDLLLTLLLTCASIQDIKTRQIPDSLSVAITSVGFIHFSPLFSLSGMILTGLPYFVAAVISKGKLGGGDIKLMAACGFVLGPVGGTLQSLIGLTLVLFTAAGIGIKSGYQSAKQTSLPLAPFLSAGGLFAVIMLQL; the protein is encoded by the coding sequence TTGAGTCTTTCCATAAATGTCATCCTTCTGAAAGATTTACTTCTCACCTTGCTCCTGACTTGTGCCAGCATTCAGGATATCAAAACTCGTCAGATTCCTGATTCTCTTTCAGTAGCTATTACCTCTGTAGGATTCATCCACTTCTCCCCTCTCTTCTCCTTATCTGGGATGATCCTGACTGGCTTACCTTACTTTGTTGCTGCTGTAATCTCCAAAGGTAAGCTTGGCGGCGGTGATATCAAGCTCATGGCTGCTTGTGGCTTTGTGCTAGGTCCTGTAGGTGGCACGCTTCAAAGCCTCATTGGTTTAACACTTGTTCTATTCACTGCTGCAGGAATTGGTATCAAATCCGGTTACCAATCTGCTAAACAAACGTCGCTGCCGCTGGCCCCGTTTTTATCTGCCGGCGGCCTTTTTGCGGTTATCATGCTCCAACTCTAA
- a CDS encoding type II secretion system F family protein, producing MMFMLLLAFIGLTAGCMLILQLTTYALAQELSELLSHLSIRSQSLAKRIRAVQHPKKLKGWRATVHEAQAILDQTGHSQRFGLLIVGSLSLALIGSMLAIFMNNLWLLPIMAGGFALLPFWGVLFSSTFYKKRLGSELETALSVITTSYLRNENILAAIEENLPYLNPPVADVFQAFLAETKLIHANLRLAIQQLRGRINNAVFQEWCDAIIACQDDRTLKSTLMPIVAKLSDMRVVSAELDYLLYEPLKEFLTMAILLVGNIPLLYFLNHDWFHTLTTSTPGHIVLSICAFALFVSLAAVIRLTRPLEYKR from the coding sequence ATGATGTTTATGCTGCTGTTAGCTTTTATCGGTTTAACTGCAGGCTGCATGCTGATCCTTCAACTCACTACTTATGCATTAGCTCAAGAACTCTCCGAACTACTCTCCCATTTGTCTATTCGAAGTCAATCATTAGCAAAACGAATCCGTGCTGTTCAGCACCCCAAAAAGCTTAAGGGCTGGAGAGCTACAGTCCATGAAGCTCAAGCCATTCTAGACCAGACGGGGCATAGTCAACGGTTTGGTTTGCTTATCGTCGGTTCATTATCCTTAGCACTTATAGGATCTATGCTGGCAATCTTCATGAACAATTTATGGCTGTTACCCATAATGGCTGGAGGATTTGCCCTGCTTCCTTTTTGGGGTGTCTTGTTCAGCTCCACATTCTACAAGAAGCGGCTTGGTAGTGAATTAGAAACGGCTCTTTCCGTCATTACCACCTCCTACCTGCGTAACGAGAATATTCTGGCAGCCATTGAAGAAAATCTCCCTTACTTGAATCCTCCCGTAGCAGATGTGTTTCAAGCATTCCTAGCTGAAACTAAACTGATTCATGCCAACCTTAGACTGGCGATTCAACAGCTTAGAGGCCGGATTAATAACGCTGTCTTTCAGGAGTGGTGTGATGCCATAATTGCCTGCCAAGATGACCGCACGTTGAAATCCACACTCATGCCCATTGTCGCCAAATTGTCCGATATGCGCGTTGTCTCAGCGGAACTCGACTATTTGCTCTATGAGCCGTTAAAAGAATTTCTAACAATGGCTATTCTGCTCGTCGGCAATATCCCCTTGCTTTATTTTCTGAACCATGACTGGTTCCACACATTGACTACCAGCACTCCTGGGCATATTGTGCTTTCAATCTGCGCATTTGCGCTGTTTGTCTCACTGGCAGCAGTGATCCGGCTTACTCGTCCTCTGGAATACAAACGTTAA
- a CDS encoding DUF6550 family protein gives MSVAEITPQPTISETPILQPEKEKKNVEVPITQPAKTPKPTQPPKPKVKASTKPQSPASTPAYEEKTTQPNKQKDEPKAGAKNNDGKVYVPGFGWVEDQGGGTQVVETGNNGDLNKQVGDMD, from the coding sequence ATCTCTGTTGCCGAAATTACCCCTCAGCCTACTATATCTGAAACTCCTATACTTCAGCCGGAAAAGGAAAAGAAGAACGTTGAAGTACCGATTACACAACCTGCAAAAACACCTAAACCTACCCAGCCACCTAAGCCAAAGGTTAAGGCTTCTACAAAACCACAGTCTCCTGCTTCTACTCCAGCTTACGAGGAAAAGACAACTCAACCAAATAAACAAAAAGATGAACCAAAGGCTGGAGCAAAAAATAATGATGGGAAGGTTTACGTTCCTGGCTTTGGATGGGTTGAGGATCAAGGCGGCGGAACCCAAGTTGTTGAAACTGGAAATAATGGTGATTTGAATAAGCAAGTTGGAGACATGGATTAA
- a CDS encoding Mbov_0395 family pilin-like conjugal transfer protein gives MSGTEKLIGDVTTWLMILAPVVSGLLIVYFSIRRSAADEMDTKKWNNRIIVAVVSCIGAVLGAATLNIIIGYYK, from the coding sequence GTGAGCGGGACCGAGAAATTAATCGGTGATGTTACAACTTGGCTGATGATTCTGGCTCCGGTTGTTTCCGGCTTGCTCATCGTTTATTTTAGTATCCGGCGCTCTGCCGCAGATGAGATGGACACCAAAAAGTGGAACAACCGCATCATTGTAGCCGTCGTATCCTGCATTGGTGCGGTACTCGGCGCAGCCACCCTTAATATCATTATTGGCTACTACAAGTAA